The following DNA comes from Castanea sativa cultivar Marrone di Chiusa Pesio chromosome 10, ASM4071231v1.
TACACGTAcggtttttttgaaaaaaaatttacctacagaccagtttattatgtgaaGATCAATAAAACCCTCacgtgattgtttttttttttaataaatcttaTGGCCTAATTAACGAGTCACTTCactttttaaataatacatgtcgatgattttaacttttaaagaTATGTAATGGGTTATAGGAAAATTTAgtctaataattaaatatttaaattcatcattttgtaACATATATATAGTTACACGCACGTATGCAAAATAGTCCATTTTACTAGATCAGAAGTAAATATTACCTTTATATCTAGAGTTTTATTGTTTGAgcaagttgtaaaaaaatatgtgaattaaattgtatatgtttttttttttttagaaagaattgTGTATGTAGATTTACTAAAATCATAGAATAATCCCACCTTCCCCTCTAAAATCATAGTCCTTGTATTGGTATAGTAGTTCACCACAGCCATCCAGAAAATTTCAACCTACACTTTTGGACCTAGCTTTGCATGTGCTAGAGTGAACTAGTGCCTGTTTGGTAGAGAAGTTTGAATagtattgtttgtatttttttgatatatgtgtgagtgaaaaagtgtgtgaaaatgcgtgtaatgttgtttaaaaactgaaaacatgtgtttaaaatgctctaccaaacgggccctagtAGTCAAAGATTTTCTGTTATTAGAAATATTTCTATGTTTTCACTTCCAGTTATCTGGTACCCTAATTATTGCTGTGAGACACACTTTTGTCCTGATCTGATGAGATAATAAGATGTGCTAAATATGCAAAGAttgatttgtttaattttttattgagaagTACAGTTTAAGTTAATCATTGAGCTACATTATATGTAATGATAACCATTCATTAGACTTGTAAATTGTGAGTAGATTATTTACTTGATTTTTATGCAAACTCAAACGTTTTCACTAGTATGATTAAttgatttacattttttttttctcccaagaAGGATCGCATCTTATGTAAAGAGTCTTTGAATTAAATCTTAGGACGTGCCTCAATTTGAAATTGGAAAACATAGAAAAACTGTCTTGTTAGcatgtttaatgaatttttcatccAGGATTTTTCAGCTCtaattttcttcttgaaatgGTCATCTCTGTATTTATCACTTAATGATATGTATTAACATGCAGTTTTTACATATAATAAGCAATTCCACAATGTGTTGCAAGTGTCCCATCAAAATTTCCAGTCTTGCAATGCAACTTCTCCAGTTGCCTCGTACACCTCTGGCTCCGACTCCATCACCCTAAAAAGCCCCGGCAACTTCTATTATCTCTGCGGCGTACCTGGCCACTGCCAAGCCGGTCAGAAGGTTCCAATCAAGGTCAACAGAGCTTCAGCAAGTCCAAGCTTAGCTCCTAGTGAATCAGCTCTATCAGGCTCACCTTCTGCTTTCATAGCACCTGGCCCATCTCCAAGCAGTGCTCCAATTATCCAGTCTTCCAAATTTTGGTTGGTTGTGACTGCTCTTGCATTTTATCTTATTGGTTATCTCATTAattagagcacttgcagcagtggagctaaatagctatataactattttagttccaccaaaataccaaaaagaagcatgcaacagtggagctaaatttatatttttttagctcattgctacagtgcacatctatagatagatgtgcactgttcatgagagctaaaaaaaattaattttttattttgtgttcacattacctttttattgtggtgtttttattgtagtgagatgaattattttattgtggtagatatattattttattgtgatgtttatattattttattgtgttgaaagctaaaatagatccactgctgcagcatgtgtgtaagtaaaatagataaagtaacttttggtggagctaaattgctaaatttttagctccactgctgtggatgctcttagtgtGAAAGTCATTATGTCTACTAATAATTTGGGATTGTACCATATATCTGTTGGGATTGATGGCCACTTGCATATGCATAATATAAGTTATTACCTAATACCTTGTCGACTGCACTTTAAATGGATAGAGAATTTCAACGGAATATGCCACTTTAGTGTGCTAGTTTaattttagagaaatgatatgtccacaatattttcacaacaaattctaagtggcaggttgttactagttgttattgttggggaaaaaaaataatcttaatgttaggttcaaatttgaaccaataacaaataACAACCTGTGATTTggtgtgaaaatgttgtaaaaatattgtgcacGTAGTATATCTCTTAATTTTATTCTACGTTGGGATGAGTTTATTTCcatcaatatatttttacatattgcgtaaaaatagagaaatatatataaaaggagtCGTTAGTATATAATAATTCCAAGAAGAAGTTACCTTAATAATTCAAGAGGATCTTAATATGGATaatgataaagaaagaatatttatattgagtggtAAAAATAGAGAGCGGCATCCCATGTAATTAAAGTTCCTAAAAGCATCATGGAATAGGATTCTCCAATCAGGATTAGCCAACCCAAGCCTTATCCCCTGAGGAGTAAAAACTTCAACATATCTACATAGATGTCAATGAATGTGCAAATATTCTGCCAAATCAAACTGGTTCAAGCAAGTTGGTTGCTTTGAAATTCTATGTATATGGGACAATTTGTGATCATTCAAAGCAAgtttataaaatagaaaagtgaCTTTCATAGATAAAAGGAGAAGCGCGGTAGAGTTTAAATCACATATATAAAATACCGCAAAATGTCATTATTATCATATAAAACTCCAAAAGAAGTGACTTTCTAAAAGAGataatttaaccaaaaaatgcaaaactagaTGCAAGTGCTCTCAAATGAGACTTTTTCCCATCTAGCAAAAATGTTAGAAAGTCATGTCTCTACCTGCAAGTTTTAAGGtctattttttagtttgataacTAATCTCATTCAGACACAAAACTATGCTTGACAATCCACCTGATGAACGTTAAACCATAAAGTTAATGGCATAtataccacatattcatcaaaatCGTTTGATTGTATGATTCATGAATATAGATAAAA
Coding sequences within:
- the LOC142612183 gene encoding mavicyanin-like; amino-acid sequence: MALAAKRELVCFFSMMMMIMAFSGACMAATYNVGDSAGWTIQVPVDYTKWSSTNNFHVGDKIVFTYNKQFHNVLQVSHQNFQSCNATSPVASYTSGSDSITLKSPGNFYYLCGVPGHCQAGQKVPIKVNRASASPSLAPSESALSGSPSAFIAPGPSPSSAPIIQSSKFWLVVTALAFYLIGYLIN